In a single window of the Oryctolagus cuniculus chromosome 2, mOryCun1.1, whole genome shotgun sequence genome:
- the IL1A gene encoding interleukin-1 alpha (The RefSeq protein has 2 substitutions compared to this genomic sequence): MAKVPDLFEDLKNCFSENEEYSSAIDHLSLNQKSFYDASYEPLHEDCMNKVVSLSTSETSVSPNLTFQENVVAVTASGKILKKRRLSLNQPITDVDLETNVSDPEEGIIKPRSVPYTFQRNMRYKYLRIIKQEFTLNDALNQSLVRDTSDQYLRAAPLQNLGDAVKFDMGVYMTSEDSILPVTLRISQTPLFVSAQNEDEPVLLKEMPETPRIITDSESDILFFWETQGNKNYFKSAANPQLFIATKPEHLVHMARGLPSMTDFQIS, encoded by the exons atggccaaagtccctgATCTGTTTGAAGACCTGAAGAACTGTTTCAG TGAAAATGAGGAATACAGCTCTGCCATTGACCATCTTTCTCTGAATCAG AAATCCTTCTATGATGCAAGCTATGAACCACTTCATGAAGACTGCATGAATAAAGTTGTGTCTCTGAGTACCTCTGAAACCTCTGTGTCACCCAACCTCACCTTCCAGGAGAATGTGGTGGCAGTAACAGCCAGCGGGAAGATTCTGAAGAAAAGACGCTTGAGTTTAAACCAGCCCATCACTGATGTTGACCTGGAGACCAATGTCAGTGATCCAGAAGAAG GAATCATCAAGCCCAGATCAGTTCCTTACATCTTCCAGAGAAATATGAGATACAAATACTTGAGAAACATCAAACAAGAGTTTACCCTGAATGATGCTCTCAATCAAAGCCTAGTTCGTGACACCTCAGATCAGTACCTCAGGGCAGCTCCACTACAAAATCTGGGCGATGCAG TGAAATTTGACATGGGGGTCTACATGACATCAGAGGATTCTATACTTCCTGTAACTTTAAGAATCTCACAAACTCCACTGTTTGTGAGTGCCCAGAATGAAGATGAACCTGTGCTGCTAAAG GAAATGCCTGAGACACCCAGGATCATCACAGACAGCGAGAGTGACATCCTCTTCTTCTGGGAAACTCAAGGCAATAAGAACTACTTCAAGTCAGCAGCCAACCCACAGCTGTTTATTGCCACAAAGCCAGAACATCTGGTGCACATGGCAAGGGGGTTACCTTCGATGACTGATTTTCAGATCTCATAA